Proteins encoded within one genomic window of Oncorhynchus tshawytscha isolate Ot180627B linkage group LG02, Otsh_v2.0, whole genome shotgun sequence:
- the LOC121839092 gene encoding putative beta-lactamase-like 1 isoform X2 produces MKVKWTQLGMVFFLLLSLVMTGCFLWQYQIPKLLPNESMGGNAKSERMCPRFPEPLPLEHPIPTLKEALEKVDTLLRQIINPTSLPSLSAIVIFNNTVLWTGNFGKKNRSDPLSAPPNEYTIYRRAA; encoded by the exons ATGAAGGTGAAGTGGACTCAGCTGGGCATGGTGTTCTTCCTGTTGCTCTCTCTGGTCATGACAGGATGCTTCCTCTGGCAGTACCAGATCCCAAAGTTACTGCCAA atGAGAGCATGGGAGGCAATGCCAAATCAGAACGGATGTGCCCACGCTTCCCTGAGCCTCTCCCCCTTGAGCACCCTATCCCTACTCTGAAAGAGGCACTGGAAAAG GTGGACACACTGCTGCGCCAAATCATCAATCCTACTAGTCTTCCCTCTTTGTCGGCCATTGTGATTTTCAACAACACCGTTCTGTGGACTGGTAACTTTGGCAAGAAGAACAGAAGTGACCCACTCTCAGCTCCTCCCAATGAGTACACCATATACAGGCGAGCAGCATAG